The genomic region TTTTCAGGTTTATCTGAAGTCTTTTCCTGTGTCTTCGGAGCAGACCCTAACCGGGTCCATAAGTTACCTGAGCAGATCAAACACAGAGATTTTAGACAGGACTAAGAGGAAGTCAGAGGAACCCAGTGTGAAACTCACTGCATCTCAACTCCTCACACTCCTACCACCTTAGTGCCACAGGACTTGCTAGGCTTTGAAACAGTTGCAATTAAAATAGAGGGCACCAGTGCAGTCTTGTTCACTGTTTCCCATTTGTAGAGGATGCTACACACAGGTCAAGGGCTGTTGGGTTCATGGCTCTTTGTCTCACTGCCCTGTTTTCACTTTCAGCTCAACCTGTCTCCACGATTTTGGATTTCAAAGCTCTGAACAAACACTTGCTAACTCAGCTTTCATTTCACTCAGCTGAACATCCTTCATGATTTGCTACTTACACTTCCAAACCCAAAAAGAACTGCAGCAATTCCATTTTCCCCATGAAACTGACCTGatttcttctccctgctgtCAGAGTAGAGGCCTTTCACATCTTGCTTGGGAACTCCTAAGCGGCTGTGTACGTCTGAGATTGGCTCCCGACGGGGAGCAGAGGTGCTGCTTGGAGCTTTAATTTCTGGAGAATGGGGTCTTTTGCCCAGTCTTTGCCGTACATCTAGGAATAATTTCAATGatttaaacaacaaaacccatGTTGCATTTACTCCAGTTCTGCCAGCTAATTTTAAGCTCATTCACAATTGATTTATTCACAAGTAATGTGGATAACAAGAAATGTCACTCGTTGAAATGTACCTCCTTTATCCCCCCCAAAGAAATCCCTAAGTCAGTCTCTTAGCTAGGAGTTAAATGTATGGATGCAGAAACTGGTGCTGGACAGAATGCTCTGAGGTCTGTGAGCTGTGGTGGAACACAGATGTGCAATCAATATATCCATTTTAATGAGCCAGCAAAGATTCTGCACAGTGCAGGAGTTTGAACTTACCTGATTTCACAGCACTGGCTGCTTGGCGTGGCCCAGTATTATTCTGACGTTTTTCTTCTAGCAGTAGCCTGACATCAGCAACTTTCTCCAAGGATCCTTTGCTGCCAATCCTATTTTTGATGTTGCTGGTTGCTATGCTGTCTGCTCGCATGGAATTCCTAAATCAAACCACAACAGACACAACATCCCCTCAATTAAATGAAATCTACTCTGGCTCTGAAGGCTTTTTGTATGTAAAATTACACCATGGGAAACTAGTGTCAGGATTTCTCTGCTGGGAAACAGGTGAAAACCTGACTTGGAAGAGCACGTGTTGCAGACAGAATCCCACATTCTGCAATAATCACTGGAATACCTCAGCATCCATTTCAAGGCATCAAGGTATCAAGTTTGTCTCCCTGAGGCTCTGCCTCTGAGTCAGAGTTCACAGTGGAGAAGCTACCTCTCCAATGCTCCAAAAGATTTGATATGATAACAAAGTATAATCACAGTGCTGAAGGGATGCACATTAAAGCTATTTTAGTCACCTATAATACATGTCATTTTGATCAACATGCTCATAATGAACATAAACATTTTGTCATCAACCCTTAAGGATTGTTCTTTATGAGAAAAGGAAGGggtgaaggaaaaagagatgttATTTCTCCCTGGCCTAGCTCTGAAATGCAAGAAGTTCATTGTGCTAGTTTGCAGAAGCTTCTATTGATTCCACTCTCGAGCTTCATTATGATCAATAAGGAGGGTTGCAGCAGTCTGCAATGGACAGTGCATTTTAAAAACCTTAATTATAATTAAAAGCCTGTGtcagtattttctgtattttctatttcttctttaaaataccAACTACCAAGTTGTGTGAAGAACTGGAAAGGTAGCTTTAACAGTTTGCCTTTAAGCACTGACAGTTCTGTCACTAATGAAACCTAGAACAGCGTTCCACTGGTGCCTTTAAAGAACAAGACACTTTTACCTAATGTTTTTCAGCTGTGATTCCACCTCATCTGCATACATTGTCATTTTCATGCTCTTCTTGGGAGAGGGTGTGGAGATCATTTTCAGTTCCAGGTCGTAGTCCATTTCATCAGAATCAGAGGCGCTGGCACTGGATCGTCGCGCCGCGCTGCGCTCTCGGGACTGCTTAAAAGCCTGCAGTTCATCACGGTACTCTACCACAACTCTGTCATCTTCATCCATGTCCTggtcttcttcctcctcttcttcctcctcaataGGCTCCTCGGGAACATTTACCAAGCCTGTAGGAAAACCAAGTGAGGTTTATCGTTCACATCAGGTACCTTAAAACTAAGggatgaaaagaaaacactgtaaTTGATGGAGCACTACAAAGGAGTCTTTGCTGTTCCCTGAGGCTAAAGAGAGAGAATGCTTTGGAAAATATTCTAAGTGGAATCTATATTACAGAATAGCCTAAGTGGAAGGAAACACAGGAGTAAAAAAAAGCCCATGGTGTTGACTTTCTCAACAGCCTGCTGAAGCACAAAGGTGGACTGAAGATATGAAGCACAACTGCCTCTTGTTGTAGGTGCAGTTCACACTTCCTGGACCAAGCATCAacaactatttccctgttcttgCAGGGAACACAACAGCTGCTGGCCCCAAAATAATCCCTTTGAGTCCTGGAAGCAGTAATGCCCAGAAGAACACACACATCATTAAGATGAATTTGTCCGAGATACCgatttaaatataaattaagtACTTAAATTTAGTCATGGGGAGTGTCCAAGTGTCCTCTGAGGGACAGTGCATTATCAGCAGGCAACACCCTGCAGGAGATTCCATACATCAAAACCTCACACCGTATTTGACTCACGTCAGAGATTTCCATACCCATTCTTTTTCTAATGCCCACCCCCTACCTTAGGGAGTAGATGGAGACAGTCAAGCCTAGTTAATAGAATTTTCTAACCTTTATTGTTCTACATCTAGAGCTTGCTTTTCCACACAACAGAAGAACTGACATAGCAAGTACAGCAAATTGCCAAGAAGTTGAAAGAagttctctcttctttttgccCTTGATGCTACAGCCCTGAattagtaaagaaaaatatcacttaACAAGTAGCAGGTATTTTGATAAGCAGGGAGTTTCTGCCTCAGTTGTTCCCTGCAAACTCTTAAAATGCCATTCAGCTTTTAGGAAGCTCTAGAATAAGTTACAGATATCTTTGATAAAAGCACACTTTGCCTTTGCACGCTGCAGGGGTTTGATGAGGTGCTGTGTAAGGCCCTTTCCAGCCTCCCATCCCCAGTTGTGTTCTTACAGGGTCAACATCCTGGCACCAATTACCTGAGTGACGATGCTTATAGGGAGGAGTCAAACCAACATCATCCCCAATAAGTGTCCTCTTCTTTATCACATCCCGATGGATGCGGCGCGAATGGTATCTTCGTTTCCTGAAACACCATAAAGACAATGACACGCCTGTCACAGGAAAGGCATCACGAACGAGCCCTGTTCCACCCTGGATGAAGCATGTGCAATGCCACTCACTTTGACAGCAGATACACATTTATGTCAGAGATCTGTTGTGAACATTTTCAATACAAACAGTCTTTATTTTCAGGAGAGAACACCCCCCTTGCACATTCACAGTAACTGCAAAGGCACAGGAAGCACCGACATACCTTCAGTAGAAAGTCCACAAATTAAAGCCAGAAGAGACTATCTAAAGGTCTTTATCTTTTAGATAAAGACTGTCTTGTCCAATTACCTGCCAGgtcccagctcctctgcccaACACTCACCAAGAGTTGCTGAGAATCCCCTTCATGCCGCCGTAATTCGGGTTGCCGTACTTCATGTAGTACTGGCTGCGtctggcagctcccagctccttctTGTCGTCTGAAAGAACACAAAGAGCATTTCCCTCTTGGAATGTATCTTGCAACACTAGCATAAAAATAAACCACCATGCAGTCAAAGACACACAGGGCAATAGTAGGAGTGAATAGGTCTTAAAGATCAGCATTGCTTCAGTCTCCCTTGTGAAAGACACAGTTTCGTTGATGCCTCTGAAGTTTCTCCTATCACCACTTTTATTTGTGCCCAGAAACTTAATTCCAGGGAGGCTGGGTTTCTGTGTATCAGCCTAGCAGAGCACTACACCTCACTGCAGCACTGGAAGCTGTATGTACCTTATTCCTGACCTGTCTTTCCATACAGTTGTGTTTCTTCCCACGTGGCccagaaacaacacagagttTCCTTTTACTCATAAACATCTTTATAATAATattgaggtcttcaagacccacctggacatgtttctgtgtgacctgatctaggtgaccctgcttctgcaggggggctggactagatgatctctaaaggtcccttccaaccctactattctatgattctatgatcatttaATATCACAACTGTATTTTGCAATGACTTCCACTAATACCTCAGCAACATCTCAAATGATTTTCCTGTAACAGAAAATCTACTTCTGTGGAATCAGGCATCACAAAACCTGTCCTGTGGCATTGGGAAGACCCAAGGCCAAGGTCCAGCTTTCATGGGCAATTCTCAAACAGCTTCAGCTGGATTTAATTCACATTACATGTGGATTTATGGCAAAATCTGAGCAAAAATCCTAACAAATctgcaaataaaaattaagacaCTTCAATCATTAAGTCAACAGATAAAACTAGAGCTAGCAATTAATTCATTATGCCTGTTCATTTACCTTTGGTGGCAAATCTCATGAACAGCTTGTTTCCTTTGGCCAGTTTATTGGCAGGACGAAGATCATTACGCAGGAGAGAATCCTCTTCTACCTGGGAGAGGGCATCCAACTTTGGGGGGCAAAAGAGGTATTTTTGAACCAAAACAGATTGAGAAAGTTACTTATGTTCAAATGAGctcagcttcttttttcttggcAAAATAATGTGAATGTTTGAAGTCATTTGCCCTGAAgatttgaaatatttccttctcttccatcACATTATCTCAGATTATGAAATCCAGTCATTTTCTAACGacactgtgctgctggctgcagtgaAGGAAGCAGACAGTGCTTAACTCAGGCACTGAAAAAACACTATTTGATAttcttttttgcttgtttcaTATCTAAATGGTTTTACTAACAGGTTCTCATGCCTCCATACCGTGACTAAAAGGTgctcttttttctccctcacaTTTATATCTACTTTATATCAACTACAAGTCAGGCTTCCACCACGTACCAGCATTCAGAGTTGTTCCTGGAGAAAGCATTAATCACACCTATTCTGTCTTCAGCTACCGAAGATGAAATTACTTTCAAAGCATCAAGGTGTGTGCCAATTCCCCCACACATCTAGGAGCAGCCCAAATCCTATTTGTCTGTTTGagtgctgcctgccctgcagaAAGGCCTTCAGCATCCAGGATGGCTCTTATATTGCCTCTGTtcagcaggagagcagctgctttTGCTCCTACCTGCTGGATCCCTGGCACTCTCCAAAATCTCCTGACACCAAGCATCTGGCACAGCTGAGGTTCCTGTCATTTCCCCATCTGCTTTACTTTGATAATTCAATTGTCAGTTGCAAATATCTATGGTTAAAACTATAACAGTGTGAAGACTTGACAACAGCCAGAGAAGAACTTCCCTGTTTTCAACTCTTTCTGTACTGACCTCAACATCACTCGGATTGTCATCCTCCACTTCGCCTTCTTCTGCCTCATCATCGGAACTTTCATCCTGCTTTTCTAAGAAGCAAAACAATTGGGAGAAAAACAATTACCTCCATTTTAGTGTCAGTCACAGCTGATTACTATCAGCTACGTTCTCTGAAATCAAACTGAAGgtgttctcttttcttctgtgcaGCCTAGAGAATAATCAAAACAGTAAATGCCTACAGAAATTGGAAGCACACATGAGCACAGAGTAACATTAACCAGGCAGCCTCTGCACACCaaactgcctgcagcagcacatgtGGATTAGAGATTCTTTGAAAGCAGATGCAATTGCACAGCATTTCAGGGTATGACAGAGACCAGCAAGGCAAAGACTGCAAAAGGCACAGAAAAGTCTGTTTCCTTCAGCCTCCCTTTACAATGCTGCAAAGTATCTACAAGTACCCAGCACTAATGGTGTAAAACAGGTCATTGTTCAAAAAGTAGGAAGTTTCTGAGAGCGACTGGAGATTAAAAAACATCTTTGTGATTTGATTTCAAAGTGAAATAACTAACAGGAGGGTGCATGCTTCCAGAATGACTCAAATTGAAGTGCTTGCACAGATTTTTCAGTCTACTTTTTAGCTGAGTAAGAATATTTATATTGGAATTTGgttttcagtcttcaaaaaaaaccagtagTGAATATGGACAACACTCAACATATCCCAATATCATTTGATCTCAAAGTTCCTCCCTAGACATAAGACTAGAAAAAAAACTTTTCCAGTTCAGAGTTCCCTTTCTTAATCTCACCCACCAACAGGCTTGcaaactgaaaatggaaagcagTGGCTTCAAAACATCCTGACAAGGTACCCAAAGAAGAGAGTAATGCACAATGAATCAAACTGAAACTAAAGAGAGTAATTAGGTAAACAAATTAGCCAAATTCAAACTGCAAAAGTCTCATCAGGGACGGCATTCAAGCACTTCCCTCCCTCGGACAAACAATTAGTTCCTCATGTCTCTTGCTTCCCTGAATAGCCCCCACATTCCCATCTCCAAAAGCAAACAACTAGGCCAGATGACTCtggtgtgattctgtgatctcacaCCTGAAGGTGTGACTGAGTTTGTACTTTATCCAATATCCTGCTTTTCCAGATCAACAGGAGTAACTTGGATGACAGCTTTTATTTTGAGATGTGGTGTAATGATGATGTGATATGTAATTTGTAGCCAACAAGATTACATACATATACTCCATTTAAACAATGGTCACTAATCTCAAAGAACTTCATACCAAGTCTTACTTGAAGTATTACCAACATTTGCCCCAAAACTGAAGTCACATGGATGGCCGAGGAGCCACTGCATCATGGAGAAAAGCAACAAGGGGATAGTTAGAAGGATCCACAAGTTTGACAAAGCCCTAAAGCCCAAACTTTCTAGAAAGGcttttggcagcactgcaaactTTTAAGAAAGATTGGCTAGCTGTGTTTTGCTCATACTGTGGCTTTAAGCAAAAACCATGGAAGAGtcaataaataaaacatctgtcttgGTTTTGTACTGTGTGGCACAGTGCTTTGAACCACAGCAACCTGTCACACCAGCCTAATAGAAAGCAGTCCTAAGGCAGTAAAAGCCTGGCTTTCAATTCACATGcacaaaagtaaaatgaatTCACAGCTAAGGCACTCAGGTACCACATTTACCAAAacattggtttggttttttataaCACCTTTCAGTGTGCTTCTCTGGAAAGCCTAACAGTGAATTAGAGACAATACACACAGCAGTGAAGGGATACAATACTGCATCAGTGTGGATGATGTACTTAAAGGACAGTGGTGTATCAGGAAAGGAATCAACCTTTCAAAAAACAGAATGTTTTCTTCCACTTGCTTTTCCCACTATTAGAACCCATCCTTCTGCCTGTGtacacacaccacacagacTTGTTTCTGTGTGAGATGTACCACTCTAAGTACCACCTCTGAACATCACCCTGCACCCAGGATGTTCAGTAGTGATCAAATCCCTGATTTTGGTCCAGCTCCAACCCACCTTTTAAGAAGCAGCTTCTTCAAAAGGTTTCCAAGGTGAAAGCCTTTTTTAAAGTGGCAGAATACATTTACCTGAAACTGTATGACAGAAGCTCCTTCAGTAACTTAAGATTACGCAGTACCCAAGCACAAGTTTAAAGTGCCATTGATTTAACTACATGATGTCTATATTTGCATATCTCCATCTACCTTTCTTGGGTTTTTCAGCTGTCTTCTCTTCATTGtgttctctgctttttgttttctcctggtCAGGCAAGGAACTCATATTAATCAGCGCCCGTGTTGCTGTAACTTCATCAAGCCAGACCACATTGCCTGtgacacacacaaacacacacaaaaccacaaTGCAGTCACTTGCCTCGCTGGGGGAAATGACTGACAGACCTTCAGAAATGCTTTTACATAGTGATATGACAAAAAAGTAACTGAGAAACTGTCTTGAGGAGAAAGCTCTATTTATTAATGCACTTGATAAGCTGCAGGACACACGACTCTCATCACATTACCAAAAACTCACTCAACAACACTGATCAATCCCAAAAATCACTGAAATGCAAACTATATACATCAGGGAATGCCTCCTGAGCCCAACACATTATGACATTGAATCAGGGTCCGTGCATTCCATGAATGTGCTGGCACACAAGGGCAATTACAGGGGAGGTGGGAAGAAgctttgcattttttccctttggcaATTTAACCAAACCTTGGACTTTACCATGGCATTTTGTTAATCTTTTccaaaaagcaggaaaacaggAGAGACTGCTCAAGCACTTTGCACAGATTGTCCTGTACACAGGTTACCAACGTGACTCAGCATATGCCTTGCACGTGCCTTAAGAGTCAGCAGATGGTACCAAAATATAACTTATTAGGCCAATTAACAGCATCTCATAGACTTTGAAAGAGCTAAAACCACTTAGAAACAGGTTTTGAACAAAAGCTTTCTGCATGGCTGCATTCAGTGCAAATACAGCAGCAAAAGTCATCTCCTGCTCTTTTACTCACGCAGAGTGTATTCAGATACCAAGAAAACTACAGAGTGTCCCAAAATAAAAGATTAAATCCCTTGAATAGATGAGATTTACAAGGTGAAGAACAATCAGATGCTAACTGCAATGACTGGCTAATACCTTTTCATTTATGTATGCCTACCTGCTCTCCACATCTGTTCAAAGCCTTTGTCATTTCATGTTCACCAGTCTGAAAGACAAAACACTGTCCAAACTCACCTTTGCCCCTACAACACCTCGAGATGTCATTCAGCTGGAGACATCTAAATTTTTGCCATGCTGTGTTGCACATCTATGCTGAAAAGACAATGCTTTTTCTTGGTATTTTCACCAAGTGCAGTTGTCACACTAACTCAGCCACAGCATGAAAATCAACCACTAAAACCAATGTGTTTTAACTACAGCTGGGTAAAGTACTGGTATGACTTTGAAGCCTGCGTGTTTGCACTGCAATTTCACTCTGGTTCCAAGCTAAATTTACTCATGTGACATTTAAGGAAAAGGACaaccagagagaaaaaggaTAATTAGACAATCTTAGAAACACAGCTTCAGACACAGAGCTCAGCTGTGCACTTGCCAGCAGATGCAGCAGCACAAGCTCACCTCACAGCTCTTCACTGCAATTGTCCCCTCAGGACTCACTGTGTTTCAAATTTCCTGTTGGCTTGTGGCCATACATCAAGTTGTCACGCAGTGACCAAGGTCACTGGTATTTTGGAGTATACTGTATCTTTTGTCTTATACTGGAAGGTAACTCGTCCAGGGTCAGTCCAGGGAACCACACAACTAATTCTCAAGTCTTAGTCATGTTTTTCAGTAAAGTGGTTTCCAGACATCTCAGTCCAAATGGAAAATTGGCACTGGCTCCCGCTTCTTTTGATATGATTTCAGTTGCATGACAATCTCTGAGCATAATCCAATGCCCAACTGTAGCCAAAAGCTCTTGCACAGTCTTTAGTATTGCTAAAGAAAGCATGACTGTCAACACCCTTACACCTTTCTGGCAACTTCACATCATTCTTACTCCCTGGAACAACCCTTGCAGCATGCATTTACATTCCTTTTCCCATCTATGTACCTCACACTCAGCTGCTCCCATCCTCCACCCATTCATTTCTCCATGAGAATGCATTAAACATGGCCACAAGCCTGCTCCTTGCCAGAACAAACCACACCAACCTGTCCAGCTGCACACAACTCAATGACCTTCTCTCAGAACATCATCTCCTGTGACCCTTCAGGCAGGTACACTAGTTATGGCAAGACACAAGCAgtgcagaggtttttttccccacttagaGACCCTTAAGTTATTCTACACTCTTTTCAATAATAAACACTCAGGTAGAGGGTTTGATTTTCAACCACAGGCTGTAAGTTCTTCCCTTCTAAATCTCTTTTGACTAAGGCTTTTGATAGGGAAACTGGGACAGACCCAGATCAGTAACTCTGAAAGCCACTAATACATCTGAAGGACAACTATGACCAATatcaaaaagagagtaggaatTACAGACAAATGACTCCATCTACTTACATGATGTGTCATCCAACCACTCAATGTGAGCAGGAGGATACTCTTTGAAATAGGTAAAGATGTCCTGAGTGCTCATCTCATCCACGCCACAAATGTAAATCGTGTCCAGTCTCACTTTAGGAATTGCTATAAAAAGGAGAAGACACAAAACTGGTACCTCATCCTACAGAGTATGCTTTTCTAGTAGTAACACTTGGGTTTATaaagtatatattttaaataaggtAAAAAGAAGGTGATTAATGTG from Colius striatus isolate bColStr4 chromosome 20, bColStr4.1.hap1, whole genome shotgun sequence harbors:
- the NCBP3 gene encoding nuclear cap-binding protein subunit 3; amino-acid sequence: MAAVRGLRISVKAEATATTTEPRGPEPEPMEVEEGELETIPVRRSLRELIPDTSRRYENKAGSFITGIDVTSKEAIEKKEQRAKRFHFRAEVNLAQRNVALDRDMMKKAIPKVRLDTIYICGVDEMSTQDIFTYFKEYPPAHIEWLDDTSCNVVWLDEVTATRALINMSSLPDQEKTKSREHNEEKTAEKPKKEKQDESSDDEAEEGEVEDDNPSDVELDALSQVEEDSLLRNDLRPANKLAKGNKLFMRFATKDDKKELGAARRSQYYMKYGNPNYGGMKGILSNSWKRRYHSRRIHRDVIKKRTLIGDDVGLTPPYKHRHSGLVNVPEEPIEEEEEEEEDQDMDEDDRVVVEYRDELQAFKQSRERSAARRSSASASDSDEMDYDLELKMISTPSPKKSMKMTMYADEVESQLKNIRNSMRADSIATSNIKNRIGSKGSLEKVADVRLLLEEKRQNNTGPRQAASAVKSDVRQRLGKRPHSPEIKAPSSTSAPRREPISDVHSRLGVPKQDVKGLYSDSREKKSGNLWTRLGSAPKTQEKTSDKPENTVTSPEEDDSELQRVWGALIKEKEQSRQKKSRLDHLPSLQIEISRESSSGSDTES